ATGAGGGTAAAGGCCACTCTTCGGGAGTCATTGGATGAAGCCGGAGCGAATATTTAGTGCCATCAGCCAATATCGCTCCTGAGAGTGGCTCGCGCATCGGTCTATTAAGCAGGTAGTCTAATATCGGCCAATTAGCAGCACCAGATTTGTCCGTTACTACAGCGGCAGCCCCTGCTTGTAGGTACAGCTTCGGTTCGGCGATCGCATCGCTACCCCCGACTATTACTGGCTTCGTGCCACTGGCTAGATGACGAATCACCATTAACGCGATCGTGCGGTTTTGCGTAAAGTTATTCGTTACACCCCAAGCGTCAAAGGATTCTGGGTCAAGCGAGGATATTCTTGTTCCTGAATACCTTTTGGAGAGGGGTATGCCTCTCCAAGTCACCTCTCCGTATTCTTCTTCGTAGTCATCTGCTCTCAGGTCAACCAATTGGGCATCGAAGCCGCCCGCTCGCAGGTTAGCCAGCAAAATCTGTTTGCTGCTAAGAACTATCTTTTTGCCGGATGGATTCCAATTTTTTCCCTCTGGGTCAATCAGCTTCAGCACTGGTAATTCTACCAATCCAATTCTGGGAGCCTTTTCGGTTGCCATTGACATCAAATTCTGCATTTTGTCAATCCTCTACACCTATATATATGGTTAAAGTAGAGATCTGCGCTACAGTGTGTTTTTTGGTTGAGGTTTTCCTTACTTGCTCTCAAGAGAGACCAAATTCTTGACCCAAAACCCGTCTCCTGCGCGTTTGAGGCGAAATTGCCAATCGGCAACTTCCTCATAACTCATATACTGAGTATCGGCACAAGCCATTCCCATCGTTCCAAATATGGTCGGATCTTCAAACCGTAAAAGACCCGAATTACGAATGTTTTGCCCTTGAGGAGTTCCGGGTATGGGAGCTATCGAACTGGTTAATATCCAAAAACTGAGTGCCGGATTAATTGTTTTGAGTTCTTGGCAAAGTTCCGTAAGCGCTTCCTCAAGGCGCAGCATAGTTTCATTACTGTCGTCTGGCAGCCCCAGCACCAATCCGTAAACAATTTTCGGTACGCCTGCACGCACGATCGCTCGCATCATCTCGCGGTGCTGTTGCCAGGGTAACAGTTTGGCATAACCTTCCCGGCCAAAAACTGGACGTTCTGCTGGAATGAAGGCATAATAGCAGCCTGCTTTGCCATCCCATCCCCAGAGGGCTTCTACCAATTCGCGATCGGGAATCAAATCTTCGCTGGTGCGTTCGTAACCGCGTCCAAGGGTGGCTTTCTTCAATTCCAAACCGTTACCCCAGATGATTGGGAGTTCCATTTCTCGGACTCCTTTCATGATGTCGAGTACTTCTTGCCTTCCCTCTTTAAACAGTACGCGCCCCAGGAATTGATCCGAGTGACAGATCACCGATTTCGCACCTGCCTCTTTCTGAAGCTCGAACCATTTCAGCGCTCTGGAAGGCGACATTCTTCTGTAGCCTGTGCCGTAGGTTGGGGTTTGGCAAAAGTCACATTTGCGATCGCATCCCAAATCGGGAAATACCGAACCTATTGGCAATAACCAACTGTCTTCCTGCGACCAGAATTCCAGCCCAAAGCACTGCTTAACTACCTCCAATGACGGTAGGGGCCAATCTTCCGGGCTCATCGGTGGCAATCGCAGAGGATAGCGGGTGCCATCTGATAAAATTACCCCAGACAGAGGTTCCCGCATCGGTTGTTTCAGTACGTA
This genomic stretch from Aerosakkonema funiforme FACHB-1375 harbors:
- a CDS encoding radical SAM protein, coding for MQSVISLATKKKAPRIGLVELPVLKLVDPNGINRNLSEQYEPLLSKQVLLAHLQAGGFDAQLVNLRAGDYEEEYGSVTWKGINLSKRYLGTNITSLDPQAYDAWGITNNYMQYRELAFKTIRHLVRGGKPVVVGGSDPIAEPQVYLEAGATAVVIDKSGAANWPIFDYVLKQPMREPLSGVILSDGTRYPLRLPPMSPEDWPLPSLEVVKQCFGLEFWSQEDSWLLPIGSVFPDLGCDRKCDFCQTPTYGTGYRRMSPSRALKWFELQKEAGAKSVICHSDQFLGRVLFKEGRQEVLDIMKGVREMELPIIWGNGLELKKATLGRGYERTSEDLIPDRELVEALWGWDGKAGCYYAFIPAERPVFGREGYAKLLPWQQHREMMRAIVRAGVPKIVYGLVLGLPDDSNETMLRLEEALTELCQELKTINPALSFWILTSSIAPIPGTPQGQNIRNSGLLRFEDPTIFGTMGMACADTQYMSYEEVADWQFRLKRAGDGFWVKNLVSLESK